In Elaeis guineensis isolate ETL-2024a chromosome 1, EG11, whole genome shotgun sequence, a genomic segment contains:
- the LOC105039090 gene encoding uncharacterized protein isoform X2, with the protein MGTAEDRHFFPLTSLQIGDLQSYLSRLTLFLATKSNKIFILVDNRPWLIGQDTRPARLWQLMVTKSRLSPFANTRARKERRDIGKGLDFTNSSMSNPIKQKTLYRWFSVIDAALYQKKALIPVKKLKDSFLLNKELHHTLYGFIVFEVEWAHVRGINYVNELQTDTSMALEVKLMKRWEFDSIEQASSCISSWFSGTYHERSLLQEHLDGVSTRGDVFYDAQEDISNPVGASGNVSDEEDDVDKHFFDNSDSVHSSEEIEDTVSSIYTPPPAYGPCKRRKIMKSKMGREFDEVSEGEYSETMSSPRISRSSSSPSSDSECTGSSFEATTYRDVLILFRFNDHDLPFKLKKIIMSDLRLLTLLEYGLPSWVIFLQSYPVFCQIYRPWMCPLARALYVLISIVTVLIGFYDLYKNVPVLKATASRLFGPFFDWIETWEMVSRIKYLGTMLFLHNFEKAVSWFLMVMRATKSLLSILTRPIAGPIMELAEIILPIWNICLATVEWLGSITWIVVGSSCSIIVEILQIIVWPFWLVFSTAWTVATYVIYPVIWVLWGTLTAPFRLVLAIASSVATLFINIYHLIRESWSSISSIFQLASASEATVDAYEASMWRSLWNDLFSQIFRALRSILYGFVAFCATCNRHRLSWKNAEDPYRSIPCISKRNSGGEAGGEKLAID; encoded by the exons ATGGGAACCGCCGAGGACCGCCATTTTTTTCCACTCACAAGTTTGCAGATTGG GGATTTACAGTCTTATCTTTCACGTCTGACTCTTTTTCTGGCCACTAAAAGTAATAAGATCTTTATCCTAGTTGACAACCGGCCATGGTTGATTGGCCAGGACACACGACCTGCTCGCCTATGGCAATTGATGGTTACCAAG TCTAGGTTGTCTCCTTTTGCAAATACTAGAGCTAGGAAAGAGAGAAGGGATATCGGGAAAGGGCTAGATTTCACAAATAGCTCTATGTCCAATCCCATTAAGCAAAAGACACTATATAGATGGTTCTCTGTGATTGATGCTGCATTGTATCAGAAGAAGGCATTGATTCCGGTAAAGAAACTAAAAGATTCTTTTCTGCTGAATAAGGAGTTGCATCACACCTTGTATGGTTTTATTGTTTTCGAAGTAGAATGGGCTCATGTCCGTGGTATAAACTATGTAAATGAACTTCAG ACTGATACATCAATGGCATTGGAGGTTAAGTTAATGAAAAGATGGGAATTTGATAGCATTGAACAAGCATCAAGCTGCATTTCTTCATGGTTTTCTGGGACCTACCATGAGCGTTCTCTCTTGCAAGAGCATCTTGACGGTGTCTCTACTAGAG GAGATGTATTTTATGATGCTCAGGAAGATATTTCAAACCCTGTTGGGGCTAGTGGGAATGTGAGTGATGAGGAAGATGATGTGGACAAACATTTTTTTGATAATTCTGACTCTGTTCATTCTTCCGAGGAAATTGAAGATACTGTAAGCTCAATTTATACACCACCTCCAGCTTATGGGCCTTGCAAGAGAAGAAAGATAATGAAATCAAAAATGGGAAGGGAGTTTGATGAAGTTTCTGAGGGAGAATACAGTGAAACTATGAGCTCACCAAGAATTTCACGATCCTCATCTTCCCCTAGCAGTGACAGTGAGTGCACAGGTTCATCTTTTGAGGCTACCACTTACAGAGATGTTCTCATTTTGTTCAGATTTAATGATCATGATCTCCCATTTAAGCTGAAGAAAATAATTATGTCTGACTTGAGGCTGCTCACATTGTTAGAATATGGTCTTCCTTCCTGGGTCATTTTCCTTCAGTCATACCCAGTATTTTGCCAAATTTATCGTCCATGGATGTGCCCTCTGGCAAGAGCCTTATATGTCCTGATTTCCATTGTCACTGTCCTTATAGGATTTTATGACTTGTATAAGAATGTTCCAGTATTAAAGGCAACTGCATCACGCTTGTTTGGGCCCTTTTTTGACTGGATAGAAACTTGGGAAATGGTTTCAAGAATTAAGTATTTGGGAACCATGCTTTTTCTTCATAACTTTGAGAAAGCTGTATCATGGTTCCTTATGGTCATGCGTGCCACTAAGTCTCTACTTTCAATTTTGACTAGGCCAATTGCTGGTCCCATTATGGAGCTTGCGGAAATAATTCTTCCTATCTGGAATATATGTCTTGCCACAGTTGAGTGGCTAGGTTCTATAACTTGGATTGTAGTGGGATCATCATGCAGCATCATTGTGGAGATTCTGCAGATTATAGTTTGGCCTTTCTGGCTTGTCTTCAGTACTGCATGGACTGTTG CAACTTATGTTATATACCCAGTAATTTGGGTCCTTTGGGGAACTTTGACAGCTCCTTTCCGCTTGGTTCTTGCAATAGCAAGTTCTGTAGCGACGCTTTTCATTAACATTTACCATCTCATCAGAGAAAGTTGGTCATCTATTAGTTCCATATTTCAATTAGCATCTGCATCTGAAGCTACTGTGGATGCTTATGAAGCTTCTATGTGGCGATCCCTTTGGAATGACCTTTTTTCTCAG ATTTTTCGAGCACTTCGAAGCATTCTTTATGGCTTTGTTGCCTTCTGCGCGACCTGCAATAGACACCGCCTGAG TTGGAAGAATGCGGAGGATCCATACCGAA GCATACCTTGCATTTCCAAGAGAAACTCCGGAGGCGAAGCAGGAGGTGAAAAGTTGGCGATTGACTAG
- the LOC105039090 gene encoding uncharacterized protein isoform X1 — protein MGTAEDRHFFPLTSLQIGDLQSYLSRLTLFLATKSNKIFILVDNRPWLIGQDTRPARLWQLMVTKSRLSPFANTRARKERRDIGKGLDFTNSSMSNPIKQKTLYRWFSVIDAALYQKKALIPVKKLKDSFLLNKELHHTLYGFIVFEVEWAHVRGINYVNELQTDTSMALEVKLMKRWEFDSIEQASSCISSWFSGTYHERSLLQEHLDGVSTRGDVFYDAQEDISNPVGASGNVSDEEDDVDKHFFDNSDSVHSSEEIEDTVSSIYTPPPAYGPCKRRKIMKSKMGREFDEVSEGEYSETMSSPRISRSSSSPSSDSECTGSSFEATTYRDVLILFRFNDHDLPFKLKKIIMSDLRLLTLLEYGLPSWVIFLQSYPVFCQIYRPWMCPLARALYVLISIVTVLIGFYDLYKNVPVLKATASRLFGPFFDWIETWEMVSRIKYLGTMLFLHNFEKAVSWFLMVMRATKSLLSILTRPIAGPIMELAEIILPIWNICLATVEWLGSITWIVVGSSCSIIVEILQIIVWPFWLVFSTAWTVATYVIYPVIWVLWGTLTAPFRLVLAIASSVATLFINIYHLIRESWSSISSIFQLASASEATVDAYEASMWRSLWNDLFSQIFRALRSILYGFVAFCATCNRHRLSIYNYIREFLVRISRAVGSSAHSCSGEGRLKHKKQAPLEECGGSIPKHTLHFQEKLRRRSRR, from the exons ATGGGAACCGCCGAGGACCGCCATTTTTTTCCACTCACAAGTTTGCAGATTGG GGATTTACAGTCTTATCTTTCACGTCTGACTCTTTTTCTGGCCACTAAAAGTAATAAGATCTTTATCCTAGTTGACAACCGGCCATGGTTGATTGGCCAGGACACACGACCTGCTCGCCTATGGCAATTGATGGTTACCAAG TCTAGGTTGTCTCCTTTTGCAAATACTAGAGCTAGGAAAGAGAGAAGGGATATCGGGAAAGGGCTAGATTTCACAAATAGCTCTATGTCCAATCCCATTAAGCAAAAGACACTATATAGATGGTTCTCTGTGATTGATGCTGCATTGTATCAGAAGAAGGCATTGATTCCGGTAAAGAAACTAAAAGATTCTTTTCTGCTGAATAAGGAGTTGCATCACACCTTGTATGGTTTTATTGTTTTCGAAGTAGAATGGGCTCATGTCCGTGGTATAAACTATGTAAATGAACTTCAG ACTGATACATCAATGGCATTGGAGGTTAAGTTAATGAAAAGATGGGAATTTGATAGCATTGAACAAGCATCAAGCTGCATTTCTTCATGGTTTTCTGGGACCTACCATGAGCGTTCTCTCTTGCAAGAGCATCTTGACGGTGTCTCTACTAGAG GAGATGTATTTTATGATGCTCAGGAAGATATTTCAAACCCTGTTGGGGCTAGTGGGAATGTGAGTGATGAGGAAGATGATGTGGACAAACATTTTTTTGATAATTCTGACTCTGTTCATTCTTCCGAGGAAATTGAAGATACTGTAAGCTCAATTTATACACCACCTCCAGCTTATGGGCCTTGCAAGAGAAGAAAGATAATGAAATCAAAAATGGGAAGGGAGTTTGATGAAGTTTCTGAGGGAGAATACAGTGAAACTATGAGCTCACCAAGAATTTCACGATCCTCATCTTCCCCTAGCAGTGACAGTGAGTGCACAGGTTCATCTTTTGAGGCTACCACTTACAGAGATGTTCTCATTTTGTTCAGATTTAATGATCATGATCTCCCATTTAAGCTGAAGAAAATAATTATGTCTGACTTGAGGCTGCTCACATTGTTAGAATATGGTCTTCCTTCCTGGGTCATTTTCCTTCAGTCATACCCAGTATTTTGCCAAATTTATCGTCCATGGATGTGCCCTCTGGCAAGAGCCTTATATGTCCTGATTTCCATTGTCACTGTCCTTATAGGATTTTATGACTTGTATAAGAATGTTCCAGTATTAAAGGCAACTGCATCACGCTTGTTTGGGCCCTTTTTTGACTGGATAGAAACTTGGGAAATGGTTTCAAGAATTAAGTATTTGGGAACCATGCTTTTTCTTCATAACTTTGAGAAAGCTGTATCATGGTTCCTTATGGTCATGCGTGCCACTAAGTCTCTACTTTCAATTTTGACTAGGCCAATTGCTGGTCCCATTATGGAGCTTGCGGAAATAATTCTTCCTATCTGGAATATATGTCTTGCCACAGTTGAGTGGCTAGGTTCTATAACTTGGATTGTAGTGGGATCATCATGCAGCATCATTGTGGAGATTCTGCAGATTATAGTTTGGCCTTTCTGGCTTGTCTTCAGTACTGCATGGACTGTTG CAACTTATGTTATATACCCAGTAATTTGGGTCCTTTGGGGAACTTTGACAGCTCCTTTCCGCTTGGTTCTTGCAATAGCAAGTTCTGTAGCGACGCTTTTCATTAACATTTACCATCTCATCAGAGAAAGTTGGTCATCTATTAGTTCCATATTTCAATTAGCATCTGCATCTGAAGCTACTGTGGATGCTTATGAAGCTTCTATGTGGCGATCCCTTTGGAATGACCTTTTTTCTCAG ATTTTTCGAGCACTTCGAAGCATTCTTTATGGCTTTGTTGCCTTCTGCGCGACCTGCAATAGACACCGCCTGAG CATTTACAATTATATAAGGGAGTTCCTTGTACGCATATCTCGTGCTGTCGGTAGTTCAGCACATTCATGTTCTGGTGAAGGCAGGCTGAAACATAAAAAACAGGCTCCT TTGGAAGAATGCGGAGGATCCATACCGAA GCATACCTTGCATTTCCAAGAGAAACTCCGGAGGCGAAGCAGGAGGTGA
- the LOC105039090 gene encoding uncharacterized protein isoform X3 → MVTKSRLSPFANTRARKERRDIGKGLDFTNSSMSNPIKQKTLYRWFSVIDAALYQKKALIPVKKLKDSFLLNKELHHTLYGFIVFEVEWAHVRGINYVNELQTDTSMALEVKLMKRWEFDSIEQASSCISSWFSGTYHERSLLQEHLDGVSTRGDVFYDAQEDISNPVGASGNVSDEEDDVDKHFFDNSDSVHSSEEIEDTVSSIYTPPPAYGPCKRRKIMKSKMGREFDEVSEGEYSETMSSPRISRSSSSPSSDSECTGSSFEATTYRDVLILFRFNDHDLPFKLKKIIMSDLRLLTLLEYGLPSWVIFLQSYPVFCQIYRPWMCPLARALYVLISIVTVLIGFYDLYKNVPVLKATASRLFGPFFDWIETWEMVSRIKYLGTMLFLHNFEKAVSWFLMVMRATKSLLSILTRPIAGPIMELAEIILPIWNICLATVEWLGSITWIVVGSSCSIIVEILQIIVWPFWLVFSTAWTVATYVIYPVIWVLWGTLTAPFRLVLAIASSVATLFINIYHLIRESWSSISSIFQLASASEATVDAYEASMWRSLWNDLFSQIFRALRSILYGFVAFCATCNRHRLSIYNYIREFLVRISRAVGSSAHSCSGEGRLKHKKQAPLEECGGSIPKHTLHFQEKLRRRSRR, encoded by the exons ATGGTTACCAAG TCTAGGTTGTCTCCTTTTGCAAATACTAGAGCTAGGAAAGAGAGAAGGGATATCGGGAAAGGGCTAGATTTCACAAATAGCTCTATGTCCAATCCCATTAAGCAAAAGACACTATATAGATGGTTCTCTGTGATTGATGCTGCATTGTATCAGAAGAAGGCATTGATTCCGGTAAAGAAACTAAAAGATTCTTTTCTGCTGAATAAGGAGTTGCATCACACCTTGTATGGTTTTATTGTTTTCGAAGTAGAATGGGCTCATGTCCGTGGTATAAACTATGTAAATGAACTTCAG ACTGATACATCAATGGCATTGGAGGTTAAGTTAATGAAAAGATGGGAATTTGATAGCATTGAACAAGCATCAAGCTGCATTTCTTCATGGTTTTCTGGGACCTACCATGAGCGTTCTCTCTTGCAAGAGCATCTTGACGGTGTCTCTACTAGAG GAGATGTATTTTATGATGCTCAGGAAGATATTTCAAACCCTGTTGGGGCTAGTGGGAATGTGAGTGATGAGGAAGATGATGTGGACAAACATTTTTTTGATAATTCTGACTCTGTTCATTCTTCCGAGGAAATTGAAGATACTGTAAGCTCAATTTATACACCACCTCCAGCTTATGGGCCTTGCAAGAGAAGAAAGATAATGAAATCAAAAATGGGAAGGGAGTTTGATGAAGTTTCTGAGGGAGAATACAGTGAAACTATGAGCTCACCAAGAATTTCACGATCCTCATCTTCCCCTAGCAGTGACAGTGAGTGCACAGGTTCATCTTTTGAGGCTACCACTTACAGAGATGTTCTCATTTTGTTCAGATTTAATGATCATGATCTCCCATTTAAGCTGAAGAAAATAATTATGTCTGACTTGAGGCTGCTCACATTGTTAGAATATGGTCTTCCTTCCTGGGTCATTTTCCTTCAGTCATACCCAGTATTTTGCCAAATTTATCGTCCATGGATGTGCCCTCTGGCAAGAGCCTTATATGTCCTGATTTCCATTGTCACTGTCCTTATAGGATTTTATGACTTGTATAAGAATGTTCCAGTATTAAAGGCAACTGCATCACGCTTGTTTGGGCCCTTTTTTGACTGGATAGAAACTTGGGAAATGGTTTCAAGAATTAAGTATTTGGGAACCATGCTTTTTCTTCATAACTTTGAGAAAGCTGTATCATGGTTCCTTATGGTCATGCGTGCCACTAAGTCTCTACTTTCAATTTTGACTAGGCCAATTGCTGGTCCCATTATGGAGCTTGCGGAAATAATTCTTCCTATCTGGAATATATGTCTTGCCACAGTTGAGTGGCTAGGTTCTATAACTTGGATTGTAGTGGGATCATCATGCAGCATCATTGTGGAGATTCTGCAGATTATAGTTTGGCCTTTCTGGCTTGTCTTCAGTACTGCATGGACTGTTG CAACTTATGTTATATACCCAGTAATTTGGGTCCTTTGGGGAACTTTGACAGCTCCTTTCCGCTTGGTTCTTGCAATAGCAAGTTCTGTAGCGACGCTTTTCATTAACATTTACCATCTCATCAGAGAAAGTTGGTCATCTATTAGTTCCATATTTCAATTAGCATCTGCATCTGAAGCTACTGTGGATGCTTATGAAGCTTCTATGTGGCGATCCCTTTGGAATGACCTTTTTTCTCAG ATTTTTCGAGCACTTCGAAGCATTCTTTATGGCTTTGTTGCCTTCTGCGCGACCTGCAATAGACACCGCCTGAG CATTTACAATTATATAAGGGAGTTCCTTGTACGCATATCTCGTGCTGTCGGTAGTTCAGCACATTCATGTTCTGGTGAAGGCAGGCTGAAACATAAAAAACAGGCTCCT TTGGAAGAATGCGGAGGATCCATACCGAA GCATACCTTGCATTTCCAAGAGAAACTCCGGAGGCGAAGCAGGAGGTGA
- the LOC105039091 gene encoding glucan endo-1,3-beta-glucosidase 12, translated as MLCLSQSMGPLSVCFLLLFFSVTPFFPSSEAGAIGVNYGRVANNLPPAAKVVQLLKAQGIEQVKLYDVDPTVLRALAGTGIRVVVSLPNEQLATTASRQGFALAWVQRNVAAYHPATRIRAIAVGNEVFVDPRNLTAALVPAMQNVHAALARLGLDGDVKVSSPLALTALQNSYPSSAGSFRSDLAEPVMKPMLELLRQTGSYLMVNAYPFFAYEANTDVISLDYALFRPNPGVLDSGSGLKYYSLLDAQIDAVFAAMSALKYDDVKVVISETGWPSKGDANETGAGAANAAAYNGNLVRRVLSGNAGTPQRPQADLDVYLFALFNEDQKPGPTSEKNYGLFYPNEEKVYDIEFTLSGGGGGGLRWQEDRGRAKGGGDGSSSPSPSTSTGSGRVSASSTGEKWCVANGMVGRQRLQAALDYACGEGGADCRPIQRGADCYEPNTLEAHASYAFNSYFQKKGRGVGTCVFEGAAYVVSQPPKFGKCTLPAGP; from the exons ATGCTCTGTTTGTCGCAGAGCATGGGGCCTCTTAGCGTTtgtttcctcctcctcttcttctctgtcacccccttcttcccctcctccG AGGCCGGAGCCATAGGAGTGAACTATGGACGTGTGGCGAATAATCTCCCGCCAGCGGCGAAGGTGGTGCAGCTCCTCAAGGCCCAGGGCATCGAGCAGGTCAAGCTCTACGACGTCGACCCCACCGTCCTCCGCGCCCTCGCAGGTACCGGCATCCGGGTGGTGGTCTCACTACCCAACGAGCAGTTAGCCACCACCGCCTCTCGCCAGGGCTTTGCCCTTGCCTGGGTCCAGCGCAACGTGGCCGCCTACCATCCCGCCACTCGGATCCGGGCCATCGCCGTGGGGAATGAGGTCTTCGTCGACCCCCGCAACCTGACTGCCGCGCTCGTCCCGGCCATGCAGAATGTCCACGCCGCCCTCGCCCGCCTCGGACTCGACGGCGACGTCAAGGTCTCGTCCCCCCTAGCTCTGACCGCGCTCCAGAACTCCTATCCCTCATCGGCCGGCTCATTCCGGTCCGACCTGGCCGAACCGGTGATGAAGCCCATGCTGGAACTCCTCCGCCAGACCGGCTCCTACCTCATGGTCAACGCTTACCCATTCTTCGCCTACGAGGCCAATACAGACGTCATATCCCTGGACTACGCCCTCTTCCGCCCCAACCCGGGGGTGCTCGACTCTGGGAGCGGGCTCAAGTACTACAGCCTGTTGgacgcccagatcgacgccgtgTTCGCGGCAATGTCAGCCCTCAAGTACGACGATGTTAAAGTCGTGATCTCCGAGACTGGGTGGCCGTCGAAGGGGGACGCGAACGAGACAGGGGCAGGGGCGGCGAACGCGGCGGCTTACAACGGCAATCTGGTGCGGCGTGTGCTGTCAGGGAACGCCGGGACGCCGCAGCGGCCGCAGGCGGACCTGGACGTCTACCTGTTCGCTCTCTTCAACGAGGACCAGAAGCCGGGGCCCACCTCCGAGAAGAACTACGGCCTCTTCTACCCGAACGAGGAGAAGGTGTACGACATCGAGTTCACTTTAAGCGGCGGCGGTGGTGGTGGTCTAAGGTGGCAAGAGGACAGGGGAAGAGCGAAGGGCGGAGGTGACGGCTCCTCGTCCCCGTCACCGTCGACGTCGACGGGGAGTGGGAGAGTATCGGCGAGCTCGACGGGAGAGAAGTGGTGCGTGGCGAACGGAATGGTAGGAAGACAGAGGCTGCAGGCGGCACTGGACTACGCGTGCGGGGAGGGAGGGGCGGACTGCAGGCCGATCCAACGCGGGGCAGATTGCTACGAGCCCAACACGTTGGAGGCCCACGCCTCATACGCCTTCAACTCCTACTTCCAGAAGAAAGGCCGAGGGGTCGGCACCTGCGTGTTCGAGGGCGCGGCCTACGTCGTCTCCCAGCC